The following are from one region of the Ptychodera flava strain L36383 chromosome 15, AS_Pfla_20210202, whole genome shotgun sequence genome:
- the LOC139150861 gene encoding histone-arginine methyltransferase METTL23-like isoform X1 produces MASNINYRKLIFQGGAGGEKEDCLEVTIPEILDPHYGMYIWPCAPVLAQYLWYNKHKINGSSILELGAGTSLPGVVAAKCGAKVILSDARQFPRCLENCKRSCQANDLQDVDVVGITWGDFSRELFELPTLDFIVASDCFYDTKDFEDVLATVYFLLDRNPDARFLCTYQERNSDWSIEFLLNKWQLQCLHISLPSFEADSQSIAQSNLPGNHTIWMLEMTTEEMTKKDMPEKNYQMMLFLKSAMDFYRPQVM; encoded by the exons ATGGCGTCAAACATTAATTACcgaaaattgatttttcaagGCGGTGCAGGTGGAGAGAAAGAAGACTGTTTAGAGGTCACAATACCAGAG ATTCTAGATCCCCATTACGGGATGTACATCTGGCCGTGTGCACCTGTTTTAGCGCAATATTTATGGTACAACAAACACAAGATCAACGGAAGTAGCATCTTGGAG ctCGGTGCAGGTACCAGTCTTCCCGGAGTAGTAGCGGCAAAATGTGGAGCCAAAGTCATACTGTCGGATGCCAGGCAGTTTCCACGGTGTCTGGAGAACTGTAAAAGAAGCTGCCAAGCAAACGATTTACAAGACGTTGATGTCGTTGGCATTACTTGGGGAGATTTCTCTAGAGAGTTGTTTGAATTGCCTACGCTGGATTTCATTGTAGCTTCGGATTGCTTTTATGATACCAAAG ATTTTGAGGATGTTCTGGCaactgtgtattttttgttgGACCGAAATCCCGATGCAAGGTTTCTTTGCACTTACCAAGAGAGGAA CTCTGACTGGTCAATAGAATTTCTGCTGAACAAGTGGCAATTACAGTGCCTGCATATCTCACTCCCATCATTTGAAGCAGACTCTCAATCCATCGCTCAGTCCAATCTCCCAGGCAACCATACCATATGGATGCTGGAGATGACGACTGAAGAGATGACAAAAAAAGATATGCCAGAAAAAAACTATCAGATGATGCTGTTTCTGAAAAGTGCCATGGATTTCTACCGCCCCCAGGTGATGTGA
- the LOC139150861 gene encoding histone-arginine methyltransferase METTL23-like isoform X2, with protein MASNINYRKLIFQGGAGGEKEDCLEVTIPEILDPHYGMYIWPCAPVLAQYLWYNKHKINGSSILELGAGTSLPGVVAAKCGAKVILSDARQFPRCLENCKRSCQANDLQDVDVVGITWGDFSRELFELPTLDFIVASDCFYDTKDFEDVLATVYFLLDRNPDARFLCTYQERKMVAYIGFMFSSPWNSFLAIERHLYQSIFITDLINEEDSILSEDMSSKYPLLTSGDCVINDDLFLLTKRNGQQFS; from the exons ATGGCGTCAAACATTAATTACcgaaaattgatttttcaagGCGGTGCAGGTGGAGAGAAAGAAGACTGTTTAGAGGTCACAATACCAGAG ATTCTAGATCCCCATTACGGGATGTACATCTGGCCGTGTGCACCTGTTTTAGCGCAATATTTATGGTACAACAAACACAAGATCAACGGAAGTAGCATCTTGGAG ctCGGTGCAGGTACCAGTCTTCCCGGAGTAGTAGCGGCAAAATGTGGAGCCAAAGTCATACTGTCGGATGCCAGGCAGTTTCCACGGTGTCTGGAGAACTGTAAAAGAAGCTGCCAAGCAAACGATTTACAAGACGTTGATGTCGTTGGCATTACTTGGGGAGATTTCTCTAGAGAGTTGTTTGAATTGCCTACGCTGGATTTCATTGTAGCTTCGGATTGCTTTTATGATACCAAAG ATTTTGAGGATGTTCTGGCaactgtgtattttttgttgGACCGAAATCCCGATGCAAGGTTTCTTTGCACTTACCAAGAGAGGAA gatggtggcctacattggttttatgttttcatcaccatggaactcattcttggccattgagcgccatctgtatcaaagtatttttatcacagacctaattaatgaagaggactctatcctctctgaggacatgtcatcaaagtacccattattaacaagtggggactgtgtcatcaacgatgacttgtttttgctTACGAAAAGGAATGGTCAACAGTTCTCTTAA
- the LOC139150861 gene encoding histone-arginine methyltransferase METTL23-like isoform X3, which produces MASNINYRKLIFQGGAGGEKEDCLEVTIPELGAGTSLPGVVAAKCGAKVILSDARQFPRCLENCKRSCQANDLQDVDVVGITWGDFSRELFELPTLDFIVASDCFYDTKDFEDVLATVYFLLDRNPDARFLCTYQERNSDWSIEFLLNKWQLQCLHISLPSFEADSQSIAQSNLPGNHTIWMLEMTTEEMTKKDMPEKNYQMMLFLKSAMDFYRPQVM; this is translated from the exons ATGGCGTCAAACATTAATTACcgaaaattgatttttcaagGCGGTGCAGGTGGAGAGAAAGAAGACTGTTTAGAGGTCACAATACCAGAG ctCGGTGCAGGTACCAGTCTTCCCGGAGTAGTAGCGGCAAAATGTGGAGCCAAAGTCATACTGTCGGATGCCAGGCAGTTTCCACGGTGTCTGGAGAACTGTAAAAGAAGCTGCCAAGCAAACGATTTACAAGACGTTGATGTCGTTGGCATTACTTGGGGAGATTTCTCTAGAGAGTTGTTTGAATTGCCTACGCTGGATTTCATTGTAGCTTCGGATTGCTTTTATGATACCAAAG ATTTTGAGGATGTTCTGGCaactgtgtattttttgttgGACCGAAATCCCGATGCAAGGTTTCTTTGCACTTACCAAGAGAGGAA CTCTGACTGGTCAATAGAATTTCTGCTGAACAAGTGGCAATTACAGTGCCTGCATATCTCACTCCCATCATTTGAAGCAGACTCTCAATCCATCGCTCAGTCCAATCTCCCAGGCAACCATACCATATGGATGCTGGAGATGACGACTGAAGAGATGACAAAAAAAGATATGCCAGAAAAAAACTATCAGATGATGCTGTTTCTGAAAAGTGCCATGGATTTCTACCGCCCCCAGGTGATGTGA